The following proteins are encoded in a genomic region of Triticum dicoccoides isolate Atlit2015 ecotype Zavitan chromosome 1B, WEW_v2.0, whole genome shotgun sequence:
- the LOC119349893 gene encoding nascent polypeptide-associated complex subunit alpha, muscle-specific form-like: MGVASPSPPPPAAAAANQARPPDPPIPTPPPPPTEGGGGMAVAPPSSPPPAVAAAVAAGSPNPTSTEGQGKMLVASPSSPSPAAAGSQHPPYPEMIKQALTELGGTSGRIAIAAFILGRFKAAHDELLRTHLRRLVSQGVVRGYGSEARACYVFPASYTKTRGRPRKRKLLRLPAPPTLPLPLPAPPTNEENLDLSLDTSGGLRSRRGRPLLPALPAPKNLSSDLSLVPHQSGGSQISSDDDDYSTSSDDDDDEDEGEDDYSSGDDNDDEYTPARAYALLVHGAKRPRKRKRKRGPDRRRKLLLSANSSVTKKGSGRPRKKQKLGLSQAAFQNGTPGGGGGFSTPKRGRGRPRKDAQGLSTGVKRGRGRPRKDAQGLTTGVKKGRGRPRKDAQGLSTGVKKGHGRPRKESEGMSAGVKSGRGRPRKEPEDGVPEADSSSETESDAESDSSLTGSDTESDSPNVSRWLKEGFGNPATIATPTAAVRPVSRGLNIGSLRPTIESPGTVVYSAAAASTGMKKLLGRPRKKGSSKAVSAKTGDGAPAEAGGGASTGIKKPRGRPRKERPPEAMSAEAGDAAAPAPETGNAAAPASETGNAAAHAPEAGDATPALETGDATPAPPAETGAPAPAPEAGDAVPAPETGDVTPASETRDAAAASAPETGDAAPASETAAPAPEVGDAPPAPDENGAATPAKTGDGASTGIKKPRGRPRKERPPEEMSPETGDAMPAPETRDAAPDENEAATPAEAGDAASTGFKKPCGRPRKERPPASIPAETEDATPAETGDARPAETGAATPAEAGAATPAEAGNAASTGIKRPLGRPRKVKKLGRPRKEKPEEAAISGETGDDAAAAIFAESGAATPGEKAGDSASAGIKRGRGRPRKERPETAISAESGDAKTETKTKKPKVARPAGDGEIKRGLGRPRKVKRGRPKKENPASDDGMSTGIKGPLESPRSYYALSGGAGKAVSTGSKIALESPRTAEKPSAGDIVSMVMKRRRAMPRSDQQPSEAGRVKASGGIFGYVRESSGKQEKEKEGLASSGEGEKTQSKEGVVVAAASGGGEETGVAADAPVSAEQAKAGGAAVVVETGGVTESSSDKLGSSAAEKAASAPPRVEAVGGATESSSEKLGSSAAEKVASAPHRHVEAVGGATDSSSEKLGSSAAEKVASAPPRHVEAVGDATDSSNKNGCAAAEASGTENVEKVESDKKLGSSAAGTAPVEGEGGEDKLGSAERCVVS; encoded by the exons atgggggtcgcctctccctcgccgccgccgcccgccgccgccgccgccaaccaagCTCGGCCGCCGGATCCACCAATCCCCACCCCACCCCCTCCTCCaacagaaggaggaggaggcatggCGGTCGCCCCTCCTTCGTCGCCGcctcccgccgtcgccgccgccgttgccgccggCAGCCCGAACCCGACCTCCACTGAG GGCCAAGGAAAGATGCTGGTCGCCTCTccttcgtcgccgtcgcccgccgccgccggcagccagcACCCGCCCTACCCCGAG ATGATTAAGCAGGCGCTGACGGAGCTGGGAGGCACCTCCGGCCGCATCGCCATCGCCGCTTTCATCCTCGGCCGCTTCAAGGCCGCCCACGACGAGCTCCTCAGGACCCACCTCCGCCGCCTCGTCTCCCAAGGCGTCGTCCGCGGCTACGGATCAGAAGCCAGAGCTTGCTACGTCTTCCCCGCCTCCTACACCAAAACTCGCGGCCGGCCCCGCAAGCGCAAGCTgctccgcctccccgcgccgccgaccCTCCCCCTCCCACTCCCCGCGCCGCCAACCAACGAGGAAAATTTGGATCTCAGTTTGGATACATCTGGAGGATTACGGAGCAGACGTGGCCGGCCCCTCTTGCCGGCACTCCCTGCGCCCAAGAATTTGTCATCGGATCTCAGTTTGGTTCCTCATCAATCTGGAGGGTCACAGATtagcagtgatgatgatgattactcCACttccagtgatgatgatgatgatgaagatgaaggtGAAGATGACTACAGCAGTGGTGATGACAACGATGATGAATACACTCCTGCGCGTGCATATGCTTTGCTCGTCCATGGAGCAAAGCGCCCACGGAAGCGCAAGCGCAAGAGGGGGCCAGATCGTCGTCGTAAGCTTCTGCTGTCCGCGAATTCCTCAGTCACCAAGAAAGGAagtgggaggccaaggaagaagcagaaacttGGCTTGTCACAGGCTGCTTTCCAGAATGGAACCCCAGGAGGTGGAGGTGGTTTCTCGACGCCCAAGAGAGGGCGTGGGAGGCCGCGAAAGGATGCACAAGGGCTCTCAACCGGTGTCAAGAGAGGCCGTGGGAGACCCAGAAAGGATGCACAAGGGCTGACAACCGGTGTCAAGAAAGGCCGTGGCAGACCCAGAAAGGATGCACAAGGGCTGTCAACCGGTGTCAAGAAAGGCCATGGCAGACCGAGAAAGGAGTCAGAAGGAATGTCAGCGGGTGTCAAGAGTGGCCGTGGGAGGCCGAGAAAGGAGCCAGAAGATGGTGTTCCAGAAGCAGACTCTTCTTCTGAAACTGAATCAGACGCAGAGTCAGACTCTTCTCTAACTGGGTCAGACACAGAGTCAGACTCTCCAAATGTATCCAGGTGGTTGAAGGAAGGGTTTGGGAATCCAGCAACAATAGCGACGCCGACAGCAGCAGTCAGGCCTGTGTCGAGGGGGCTGAATATAGGGTCTCTGAGGCCAACAATAGAGTCTCCTGGAACTGTTGTTTACTCTGCTGCCGCTGCGTCCACGGGAATGAAGAAACTGCTTGGGAGGCCAAGAAAGAAGGGATCATCAAAAGCAGTGTCCGCCAAAACTGGAGATGGAGCGCCTGCTGAGGCTGGAGGTGGTGCGTCCACGGGGATCAAGAAACCGCGTGGGAGACCGAGAAAGGAGAGACCACCAGAAGCAATGTCCGCTGAAGCTGGAGATGCAGCAGCGCCTGCTCCTGAAACTGGAAATGCAGCAGCGCCTGCTTCTGAAACTGGAAATGCAGCAGCGCATGCTCCAGAAGCTGGAGATGCAACTCCTGCTCTTGAAACCGGAGATGCAACTCCTGCTCCGCCTGCTGAAACTggagcaccagcacctgctcctgaAGCTGGAGATGCAGTGCCTGCCCCTGAAACTGGAGATGTGACGCCTGCTTCTGAAACTAGAGATGCAGCAGCAGCATCTGCTCCTGAAACTGGAGATGCGGCGCCTGCTTCTGAAACAGCAGCACCTGCTCCTGAAGTTGGAGATGCACCGCCTGCTCCTGATGAAAATGGAGCAGCAACGCCTGCCAAAACTGGAGATGGTGCGTCGACGGGAATCAAGAAACCGCGTGGGAGGCCGAGAAAAGAGAGACCGCCAGAAGAAATGTCTCCAGAAACTGGAGATGCAATGCCTGCTCCTGAAACTCGAGATGCAGCGCCTGATGAAAATGAAGCAGCAACGCCTGCTGAAGCTGGAGATGCTGCTTCAACTGGATTCAAGAAACCGTGTGGGAGGCCGAGAAAGGAGAGACCACCAGCATCAATCCCTGCTGAAACTGAAGATGCAACCCCTGCTGAGACTGGTGATgcaaggcctgctgaaactggagCAGCAACGCCTGCTGAAGCTGGAGCAGCAACGCCCGCTGAAGCTGGAAATGCTGCATCGACAGGGATCAAGAGACCGCTTGGAAGGCCTAGAAAGGTGAAGAAGCTTGGGAGGCCAAGAAAGGAGAAGCCAGAAGAAGCAGCAATATCTGGTGAAACTGGAGATGATGCTGCAGCAGCTATATTTGCTGAATCTGGAGCAGCAACGCCCGGTGAAAAAGCTGGAGATTCTGCATCGGCGGGCATCAAGAGAGGGCGCGGGAGGCCAAGGAAGGAGAGGCCGGAGACAGCGATTTCTGCTGAAAGTGGAGACgccaaaacagaaacaaaaacgaaGAAGCCAAAAGTAGCAAGGCCAGCTGGAGATGGTGAGATCAAGAGAGGGCTCGGGAGGCCAAGAAAGGTGAAACGTGGGAGGCCAAAAAAGGAGAATCCAGCATCAGACGACGGCATGTCAACGGGAATTAAGGGACCGCTTGAGTCCCCGAGATCATATTATGCATTGTCTGGTGGAGCTGGAAAAGCCGTGTCAACAGGAAGCAAGATTGCACTGGAGAGTCCAAGGACGGCGGAGAAGCCATCGGCAGGCGACATCGTGTCGATGGTGATGAAGAGGAGGCGTGCGATGCCAAGGAGCGACCAACAGCCCTCTGAAGCTGGGCGCGTAAAAGCTTCTGGTGGGATTTTTGGATACGTGCGAGAATCCAGTGGTAAacaagagaaggagaaggagggcCTGGCATCATCTGGGGAGGGGGAGAAAACACAGAGCAAAGAAGGTGTGGTGGTGGCGGCTGCTTCAGGGGGTGGTGAGGAAACTGGGGTTGCTGCAGATGCGCCGGTTTCTGCAGAGCAGGCAAAAGCGGGTGGTGCTGCTGTTGTTGTGGAAACCGGAGGTGTGACTGAATCTTCTTCTGATAAGCTGGGCTCTTCTGCTGCAGAGAAGGCGGCGAGTGCTCCTCCGCGTGTCGAGGCTGTAGGAGGTGCGACTGAATCTTCTTCTGAGAAGCTGGGCTCTTCTGCTGCAGAGAAGGTAGCGAGTGCTCCTCATCGGCATGTCGAGGCTGTAGGAGGTGCAACTGACTCTTCTTCTGAGAAGCTGGGCTCTTCTGCTGCAGAGAAGGTAGCGAGTGCTCCTCCTCGGCATGTCGAGGCTGTAGGAGACGCAACTGACTCTTCTAATAAGAATGGTTGTGCAGCAGCAGAAGCGAGTGGTACAGAGAATGTGGAGAAGGTTGAATCTGATAAGAAACTGGGGAGCTCTGCAGCAGGGACTGCTCCTGTGGAGGGGGAGGGTGGAGAAGACAAGCTGGGATCTGCAGAAAGATGTGTGGTTAGTTGA